In the genome of Solibacillus silvestris, one region contains:
- a CDS encoding peptide-methionine (S)-S-oxide reductase (this stereospecific enzymes reduces the S isomer of methionine sulfoxide while MsrB reduces the R form; provides protection against oxidative stress) produces MAYEKATFAGGCFWCMVKPFDQQPGIIEVISGYTGGHIENPTYEQVCSETTGHLEAVQITFDPEIYPYEKLVELYWTLIDPTDAGGQFYDRGESYTTAIFYHNDVQKQIAELSKSKLDASGKFKSPIAVKILEAKPFYAAEDYHQHYYKKNPAHYERYSVGSGRAGFIEEHWGSK; encoded by the coding sequence ATGGCGTATGAAAAAGCAACATTTGCAGGGGGCTGCTTTTGGTGTATGGTAAAGCCGTTTGATCAACAGCCCGGTATTATAGAAGTCATTTCCGGTTACACTGGCGGGCATATTGAAAACCCGACATACGAGCAAGTATGCAGTGAAACAACAGGCCATCTTGAGGCAGTCCAAATTACGTTTGATCCGGAAATTTATCCGTATGAAAAACTGGTTGAACTTTATTGGACCTTGATCGATCCTACAGATGCGGGCGGTCAATTTTATGATCGAGGCGAATCATACACAACGGCGATTTTTTACCATAATGATGTTCAAAAGCAGATTGCCGAATTATCCAAGTCAAAACTGGATGCTAGCGGAAAATTCAAATCACCAATTGCCGTTAAAATTCTGGAAGCAAAGCCATTTTACGCAGCAGAAGATTATCATCAGCACTACTATAAGAAGAACCCGGCACATTATGAACGCTATTCGGTTGGTTCTGGACGTGCAGGATTTATTGAAGAACACTGGGGGTCAAAATAA
- a CDS encoding peptide-methionine (R)-S-oxide reductase (this stereospecific enzymes reduces the R isomer of methionine sulfoxide while MsrA reduces the S form; provides protection against oxidative stress) produces the protein MNKEQRLKELTEMQYHVTQNQGTEPPFRNEYNDVFEDGIYVDIVSGKPLFSSKDKYDAGCGWPSFSKPIEQVEVTEHFDISHGMRRVEVRSKTADSHLGHVFPDGPQQLGGLRYCINSAALRFIPVEDLEKEGYGQYKSMFE, from the coding sequence ATGAATAAAGAACAACGATTAAAAGAGTTAACAGAGATGCAGTATCATGTTACACAAAACCAAGGTACGGAACCACCCTTCCGTAATGAATACAATGACGTGTTTGAAGATGGTATCTATGTGGATATCGTGTCGGGAAAGCCGCTTTTTAGCTCGAAAGACAAATATGATGCTGGATGTGGCTGGCCGTCATTTTCAAAGCCGATTGAACAAGTTGAAGTTACCGAGCATTTTGATATATCACACGGTATGCGTCGTGTCGAAGTACGCAGTAAAACAGCTGATTCACATTTAGGGCATGTATTCCCTGATGGTCCGCAACAATTGGGCGGATTACGTTATTGCATCAACTCAGCAGCATTGCGCTTTATTCCGGTTGAAGACCTTGAAAAAGAAGGCTACGGTCAATATAAATCAATGTTTGAATAA
- a CDS encoding peptidase S41 produces the protein MDEQKRDEDQNGLNEEQITKPAGKYLRMKPFAFIMVIFLTILCTAGLTIFALTFGENKVVEVKEPVERAEFKKLYDAYDALQQKYYEDINEEEVVYGAINGMFDVLGDPYSDYMNKDEASSFNESLSSSFQGIGAEIQERNGYIMIVSPIKNTPAEKAGLQPKDMVLAVDGKSVKGMSSTEAVLLIRGEKGSEVTLTIQRGDAESFDMTIVRDDIPVETVYGDIDEEGIAHFQITSFSENTAVELEKLLIEYEKQGMKGIVLDVRQNPGGYLKAAIDISNLFVEEGKTIVQIQERDAAPQIVTADNRSKYNLPITVLIDEGSASASEILAGALKESAGAQIVGLNSFGKGTMQEIIYMEDGANLKFTTGKWLTPDGNWVNEKGIAPDVKVDYPDYASLPYIDPSQQYEKEANHASIKTAERILEVLGYEPGKVDTQFDGATEAALKAYQQDNELEVTGILTGDTTYALMDAISEKLKTEDPQILKAKELLDIKPEETTNE, from the coding sequence ATGGATGAACAAAAAAGAGATGAGGATCAAAACGGTTTAAACGAAGAGCAAATTACTAAACCGGCAGGAAAATATTTACGCATGAAACCATTTGCATTCATAATGGTCATTTTCCTGACAATTTTATGTACAGCCGGTTTAACAATTTTTGCGTTAACATTCGGTGAAAACAAAGTTGTAGAAGTTAAAGAACCGGTGGAACGGGCGGAATTCAAAAAACTATATGATGCGTATGATGCACTTCAGCAAAAATATTATGAAGACATAAATGAAGAAGAAGTGGTATATGGTGCAATCAACGGGATGTTTGATGTATTGGGAGACCCTTATTCTGATTATATGAATAAAGATGAGGCAAGTTCATTTAATGAAAGCCTGTCTTCTAGTTTTCAAGGAATTGGTGCGGAAATTCAAGAACGAAATGGTTATATAATGATTGTTTCTCCAATTAAAAATACGCCTGCCGAAAAAGCCGGTTTACAACCGAAAGATATGGTATTGGCGGTTGACGGGAAAAGCGTCAAAGGCATGAGCTCTACAGAAGCTGTGTTACTGATTCGTGGTGAAAAAGGTTCTGAAGTCACTTTGACAATTCAACGCGGAGATGCTGAGAGCTTTGATATGACGATCGTGCGTGATGATATCCCGGTAGAAACGGTTTATGGCGATATTGATGAAGAAGGAATTGCACACTTTCAAATCACTTCTTTCAGTGAAAACACAGCAGTAGAACTGGAAAAGTTGCTAATTGAATATGAAAAACAAGGGATGAAAGGGATTGTTTTAGATGTTCGTCAAAATCCAGGCGGCTATTTAAAGGCGGCAATCGACATTTCAAACTTGTTTGTTGAGGAAGGAAAAACAATCGTTCAAATTCAAGAACGAGATGCAGCACCTCAAATCGTGACTGCGGATAATCGTTCTAAGTATAATCTTCCGATAACAGTATTAATCGATGAAGGAAGTGCTTCTGCTTCTGAAATTTTAGCAGGTGCACTAAAAGAATCTGCAGGTGCCCAAATTGTTGGATTAAATTCATTTGGTAAAGGGACAATGCAGGAAATTATTTATATGGAAGATGGGGCAAACTTAAAATTCACAACAGGTAAATGGTTAACTCCAGACGGCAATTGGGTGAATGAAAAAGGTATTGCACCAGATGTAAAAGTTGACTACCCGGATTATGCTTCTTTACCTTATATCGATCCGAGCCAGCAATATGAAAAAGAAGCAAATCATGCTTCCATCAAAACAGCTGAACGTATTTTGGAAGTATTGGGATATGAGCCAGGTAAAGTTGATACACAATTTGATGGAGCAACTGAAGCTGCATTAAAAGCATATCAGCAAGATAATGAATTAGAAGTTACGGGTATTTTAACAGGTGATACAACATATGCCTTAATGGATGCAATTAGCGAAAAGCTAAAAACAGAAGATCCTCAAATCTTAAAGGCGAAAGAGTTATTGGATATTAAACCTGAAGAAACGACAAACGAATAA
- a CDS encoding thymidylate synthase has translation MTHADHTYLNLLQYILDNGTDKSDRTGTGTRSVFGYQMRFNLQEGFPLLTTKRVPFKLVASELLWFIKGDTNIRYLLQNNNHIWDEWAFKKWVESEEYGGPNMSDFGRRSLVDEAFNVQYQKELSTFCERVLHDDEFASKYGDLGNVYGKQWRNWTTSEGESIDQLQDAIDLIKHNPDSRRIIVNAWNPEDVIDAGGKGSKAALPPCHAMFQFYVAEGKLSCMLTQRSADTFLGVPFNIASYALLTHLIAHECGLEVGEFVHSMADTHIYSNHLEQVKEQLAREPKQLPALKLNLEKQSIFDFEMEDISLEGYHPHPSIKAPIAV, from the coding sequence ATGACGCATGCAGATCATACATATTTAAATTTATTGCAATATATTTTGGACAACGGTACCGACAAATCTGACCGTACAGGAACAGGGACACGCAGTGTTTTCGGCTATCAGATGCGGTTTAATTTACAAGAAGGTTTTCCGCTCTTAACGACAAAGCGTGTACCATTCAAACTTGTAGCAAGTGAGCTTCTATGGTTTATAAAAGGGGATACAAATATTCGCTATTTACTTCAGAATAATAACCATATTTGGGACGAATGGGCATTTAAAAAATGGGTAGAATCAGAAGAGTATGGCGGACCTAATATGAGCGACTTTGGACGACGTTCACTTGTTGATGAAGCATTTAATGTACAGTATCAAAAAGAGCTTTCTACATTTTGCGAACGCGTGTTGCATGATGATGAATTTGCTTCAAAATATGGGGATTTGGGTAATGTTTACGGGAAACAATGGCGCAATTGGACAACTTCAGAGGGAGAATCAATCGATCAGTTACAAGATGCAATTGATTTAATTAAACATAATCCGGATTCGCGTCGAATTATCGTGAATGCCTGGAATCCGGAAGATGTAATCGATGCGGGAGGAAAAGGCAGTAAAGCGGCATTACCACCATGTCACGCGATGTTCCAGTTTTACGTGGCAGAAGGTAAATTAAGTTGTATGCTGACACAGCGCAGTGCGGATACATTCCTAGGTGTACCTTTTAATATTGCGAGCTATGCATTGCTGACGCATTTAATTGCCCATGAATGTGGTTTGGAGGTAGGCGAGTTTGTGCACAGTATGGCTGATACACATATTTATTCAAACCACCTTGAACAAGTAAAAGAACAGCTTGCACGTGAACCGAAGCAATTGCCAGCCTTAAAGCTTAATCTAGAAAAGCAATCGATCTTTGATTTTGAAATGGAAGATATTTCGCTGGAAGGCTATCATCCGCATCCGTCAATTAAAGCACCGATTGCGGTATAA
- a CDS encoding cobalamin biosynthesis protein: protein MKDVYLFSGFLGSGKTSMLTDVIRQLKEANLKPAVIMNELGKLPFDSQAVEEDVPLKEMLEGCICCSGAEKTEAQIQSLLHDQEFDVLIIETTGAAHPVEALDAVYSPLFADKLNIKGIVTVADSRLWLNRSNLTPQVRSLFMEQIRHAHLLLANKTDLLTESEQAQVVYELQGFNAKAFILQTTNGRVPLKLLQNIQSTARVSKDDIVTARIGESFNLGSRLIRFDTSFTQEQFENWVRSLPDTVYRMKGYVPIEGIKNPMLFQYAYGMVQWLPEYIKMEPNLVIIGENINTLEII from the coding sequence ATGAAGGATGTATATTTATTTAGCGGATTTTTAGGGAGCGGCAAAACGTCCATGTTAACTGATGTCATTCGCCAGTTGAAGGAGGCCAATTTAAAGCCGGCTGTTATTATGAACGAATTAGGCAAGCTTCCATTTGATTCACAGGCGGTAGAAGAGGATGTGCCATTGAAGGAAATGTTGGAAGGCTGTATTTGCTGCAGTGGAGCAGAAAAAACAGAAGCGCAAATCCAGTCCCTTTTACACGATCAGGAATTTGATGTCCTTATAATAGAAACAACAGGCGCTGCACACCCTGTAGAAGCACTGGATGCGGTTTATTCGCCTTTATTTGCGGATAAGTTGAATATTAAAGGAATTGTAACGGTGGCGGACAGTCGGTTATGGTTGAACAGATCAAACCTTACTCCACAAGTACGTTCTCTTTTTATGGAACAAATTCGTCATGCTCATCTGTTACTGGCAAATAAAACGGACTTACTAACGGAATCGGAACAAGCGCAAGTTGTCTATGAATTGCAAGGATTTAATGCAAAGGCATTCATCCTCCAAACAACAAATGGCCGTGTTCCATTAAAGTTATTGCAAAATATCCAATCAACTGCCCGTGTATCCAAAGATGATATTGTGACAGCACGTATTGGCGAAAGCTTCAATTTAGGCTCGCGACTTATACGATTTGATACAAGCTTTACACAGGAACAGTTTGAAAACTGGGTTCGCTCATTACCGGATACCGTTTATCGTATGAAAGGCTATGTTCCGATTGAGGGAATCAAAAATCCAATGCTGTTCCAGTATGCTTATGGAATGGTCCAATGGCTGCCGGAATATATTAAAATGGAACCGAATTTAGTCATCATTGGGGAGAACATTAACACTCTGGAAATTATCTAA
- a CDS encoding hemolysin BL lytic component L2, which produces MMYLLAIFFPPLAVLICGKPIQALINFFLCFLIWIPAVIHAILIVRDHKADKRMERQIKLLKK; this is translated from the coding sequence ATGATGTATTTATTAGCTATTTTCTTTCCACCGTTAGCTGTATTAATTTGCGGTAAACCAATACAAGCATTAATTAACTTTTTCCTATGTTTTTTAATATGGATTCCGGCAGTTATACATGCAATTTTGATAGTTCGTGATCATAAAGCAGATAAAAGAATGGAACGCCAGATTAAATTGTTGAAGAAATAG
- a CDS encoding hemolysin D, giving the protein MHNLDAFDYKNWKEELWNAITHGIGLAISIPICILLIIHSAVNGTAIHITSYAIFGSSLILLFLMSTLLHSVPEKYKRFFSILDHSSIYILIAGTYTPFLLIAIGGVTGIVMLCIIWFIAILGVVFKCLFIHRFEKLSLILYIFMGWLIIFAIRPLYEYLTFDGFMLMLIGGLLFTFGAIFYAWTRLPYNHAIWHLFVIAGCGCMVACIYIYLI; this is encoded by the coding sequence ATGCACAATTTAGACGCATTTGACTATAAAAACTGGAAAGAAGAACTTTGGAATGCCATAACTCATGGTATAGGCCTTGCCATCAGCATACCTATTTGCATCCTATTAATTATCCATTCAGCTGTAAACGGCACTGCGATACATATAACTTCCTACGCTATTTTTGGCTCTTCATTGATTTTGCTGTTTCTCATGTCGACATTATTACATAGTGTTCCGGAAAAATATAAACGGTTCTTTTCTATACTGGACCATTCTTCAATATATATCTTGATTGCTGGTACCTATACCCCATTTTTGCTTATAGCAATCGGAGGTGTGACAGGCATTGTCATGCTATGCATTATCTGGTTTATTGCAATACTAGGCGTTGTGTTCAAATGTTTGTTCATTCATCGATTCGAAAAATTATCATTGATTCTTTATATTTTCATGGGTTGGCTTATCATTTTCGCCATTCGACCATTATATGAATATTTGACGTTTGATGGTTTTATGCTGATGCTCATTGGGGGGCTGCTATTTACATTTGGCGCGATTTTTTACGCTTGGACACGCCTTCCGTACAATCATGCAATATGGCATTTGTTCGTTATCGCAGGCTGCGGATGTATGGTGGCTTGTATATATATCTACTTGATTTAA
- a CDS encoding lysophospholipase has product MWRLLLTSLAVIFLSACSVTIDPQIEEAQQSDKSSDEPNDLSISEKETENEETINTSFFDIINDVFQLDWSDRKEENAQPVFYLALGDSLTRGVGDETQDYGYTIRLQQELEKWPMVEEVELDNRGKNGRRSDQLLSLLKRGHYDEELEKANLVTITLGGNDVMKIVKKNLFSMKKSMFDKELPKFAKRYEQVIAEIRRVNPEVPIILVGFYNPFSIVVDEITPFDPIISEWNDEIEKLAATDENACFVSVEDLFVSNEDMVYHVDFFHPNSTGYDRMTKRIIESMQQCDIEQMSDGLLGFEE; this is encoded by the coding sequence ATGTGGCGGTTATTACTCACATCATTAGCTGTCATTTTCTTGTCCGCATGCTCCGTTACAATTGACCCACAAATAGAAGAAGCACAACAGTCCGACAAGTCATCCGATGAACCAAATGATTTGTCTATATCAGAAAAAGAAACCGAAAACGAAGAAACAATTAATACGAGCTTTTTTGATATTATCAATGATGTATTTCAACTAGACTGGTCTGATCGTAAGGAAGAAAATGCACAACCGGTTTTTTATTTAGCATTAGGTGATTCGCTCACAAGGGGTGTTGGAGATGAAACCCAAGATTATGGCTATACGATTCGTCTGCAGCAGGAGCTGGAAAAATGGCCGATGGTAGAAGAAGTTGAGCTTGATAATCGCGGTAAAAATGGGAGACGCAGTGATCAACTATTAAGTTTACTTAAGCGTGGCCATTATGATGAAGAGCTAGAAAAAGCAAATTTAGTTACGATTACGCTCGGCGGTAATGATGTGATGAAAATTGTAAAAAAGAATTTGTTTTCAATGAAAAAGTCTATGTTTGATAAGGAATTACCAAAATTTGCTAAACGTTACGAGCAGGTCATTGCAGAAATTCGTAGAGTCAATCCTGAGGTACCGATTATATTAGTTGGGTTCTATAATCCTTTTTCGATCGTAGTAGATGAGATTACACCTTTCGATCCGATTATATCGGAGTGGAATGATGAAATTGAAAAGCTTGCTGCAACAGATGAAAATGCATGTTTTGTCTCTGTAGAGGATTTATTTGTATCAAATGAGGATATGGTATATCATGTAGACTTCTTTCATCCGAATAGCACGGGATATGATCGTATGACAAAACGCATCATTGAATCAATGCAACAATGTGATATTGAGCAGATGTCAGACGGTTTATTAGGATTTGAGGAGTGA
- a CDS encoding RND transporter produces MSQEVAKKFIDRISSTVDPLANIVTVSLFCENAINQLIQEKLPKVRSFKDQSTYIPMASSNYSTKVYSVYALGLIEQKLFENLWLLNYWRNKAAHNISVDIRALPMNFHIFDNNLKIEKDMNENEIVIGIALCTYKELHVFLNEQYGIKLNW; encoded by the coding sequence ATGAGTCAGGAAGTAGCAAAGAAATTTATTGATCGAATCTCAAGCACAGTGGATCCGTTAGCGAATATTGTCACGGTTAGTCTGTTTTGTGAAAATGCCATTAACCAATTGATTCAGGAAAAGCTGCCGAAAGTACGAAGCTTCAAGGATCAGTCAACTTATATCCCGATGGCGAGCTCTAATTACAGCACTAAAGTATATTCTGTTTATGCATTAGGCTTAATCGAACAAAAATTGTTCGAAAACTTATGGTTGCTGAATTATTGGCGCAACAAAGCCGCACATAACATTAGTGTGGATATTAGAGCTTTGCCGATGAACTTTCACATTTTTGATAACAACCTCAAAATCGAAAAAGACATGAATGAAAACGAAATTGTCATCGGCATTGCCCTTTGCACTTACAAAGAATTGCATGTGTTCTTAAATGAACAATACGGTATTAAGTTAAATTGGTGA
- a CDS encoding purine nucleoside phosphorylase DeoD-type: protein MSVHINAKKGEIAEIVLLPGDPLRAKYIAETFLEDVVQYNEVRNILGYTGTYKGKRISVQGTGMGVPSISIYATELMQEYGVQKLIRVGTCGAIQKDVKVRDVIIAQTSSTDSNLNRVIFGGTIDYAPTADFDLLLKAYNAAKEANLNVRVGNIFTADMFYSDEAQNEKLAQYGVLAVEMETSALYTLAAKFGRQALTVLTVSDHILTGEVTTSEERQTTFNDMMVIALEAAIQD from the coding sequence ATGAGCGTTCATATTAATGCCAAAAAAGGCGAAATTGCAGAAATTGTACTATTACCAGGAGATCCATTACGTGCAAAATATATTGCCGAAACATTTTTAGAAGATGTTGTACAATACAACGAAGTACGTAATATTCTTGGCTACACAGGCACGTATAAAGGAAAACGCATTTCTGTACAAGGGACAGGCATGGGTGTTCCATCTATTTCGATTTATGCGACTGAATTAATGCAAGAATACGGTGTACAGAAACTAATCCGTGTAGGTACTTGTGGTGCGATTCAAAAAGACGTGAAAGTACGTGACGTTATTATTGCACAAACATCATCTACAGACTCAAACTTAAACCGTGTAATTTTCGGCGGTACAATCGACTATGCACCAACTGCAGACTTTGATTTATTACTAAAAGCATATAATGCAGCAAAAGAAGCGAACTTAAACGTACGTGTAGGAAATATCTTCACGGCGGATATGTTCTATTCTGACGAAGCACAAAACGAAAAATTAGCACAATATGGCGTATTAGCTGTTGAAATGGAAACTTCAGCACTATACACATTAGCAGCGAAATTCGGTCGTCAGGCGTTAACAGTTTTAACAGTATCTGACCACATCCTAACAGGTGAAGTAACAACTTCAGAAGAACGTCAAACTACGTTCAATGACATGATGGTTATTGCGTTAGAAGCGGCAATTCAAGACTAA
- a CDS encoding fatty acid-binding protein DegV, which yields MSQIHIVTDSTCDLTDAEIQEHGIHVVPLTVQIDEKTYTDRVNLQPDTFIKLLKTAKELPKSSQPSPGAFKELYDELGKDGSRIISIHMTGSMSGTYQSANQASQMSDSDVTVIDSRYIAFGLAFQLREAIRLRNAGATVEEIVTGVNRVRENTRLFVALDTLENMVKGGRIGKGKAVVSSLLNIKPIGHLDIGEVTICAKPRSYKQVVKYLMSEFEKDTQGKKVAGVGISHANSMDTLVNPLIEQVKAAGYTGQVEVAFTSPVISTHTGEGAIGFIYYTE from the coding sequence TTGAGTCAAATTCATATCGTAACGGATTCAACTTGCGATTTAACAGACGCGGAAATTCAGGAACATGGAATTCATGTAGTACCACTAACCGTACAAATTGATGAAAAAACGTATACAGATCGTGTAAATTTGCAACCGGATACATTTATTAAATTATTAAAAACAGCAAAAGAACTTCCGAAAAGTTCTCAACCGTCTCCTGGTGCATTTAAAGAACTATATGACGAGCTCGGTAAAGATGGATCTAGAATTATATCAATCCATATGACAGGCAGTATGAGCGGTACATATCAGTCAGCGAATCAGGCTTCTCAAATGAGTGATTCTGACGTAACTGTAATTGATTCACGTTATATTGCTTTTGGATTGGCATTCCAGCTTCGTGAAGCGATCCGTTTACGTAATGCAGGGGCTACAGTGGAGGAAATTGTTACCGGAGTGAATCGTGTACGTGAAAACACACGTCTTTTTGTTGCATTGGATACGTTGGAAAATATGGTAAAGGGCGGCCGAATCGGAAAAGGTAAGGCAGTTGTTAGTTCTTTACTGAATATTAAGCCAATTGGTCACTTGGATATTGGGGAAGTGACGATTTGTGCGAAACCACGCAGCTATAAGCAAGTAGTGAAATATTTGATGAGTGAATTTGAAAAGGATACTCAAGGTAAAAAAGTAGCAGGTGTCGGCATCTCACATGCGAATTCAATGGATACTCTAGTGAATCCGCTAATCGAACAAGTAAAAGCAGCGGGCTATACAGGACAAGTGGAAGTTGCCTTTACTTCTCCGGTTATTAGTACACATACGGGTGAAGGTGCAATCGGCTTTATTTATTATACAGAATAG
- a CDS encoding ABC transporter permease produces the protein MITGQLGRAFQLAEKHKLDVNTILELTKIIAKEVNGTQKIEEKILLQMIQILENNKTILREAT, from the coding sequence ATGATAACCGGTCAGTTAGGGCGAGCATTCCAATTAGCGGAAAAACATAAGCTCGACGTAAATACAATTTTAGAGTTAACAAAAATTATTGCGAAAGAAGTAAATGGTACTCAAAAAATTGAGGAAAAAATTTTACTTCAAATGATTCAAATTCTGGAAAACAACAAAACAATTCTTAGGGAGGCAACATAA
- a CDS encoding dihydrofolate reductase: protein MISLIVAHDENRVIGYQNDLPWYLPGDLKYFKEMTMGKPMIMGRKTYDSIGRPLPGRRNIVITRNKDFAAEGIEIVGSLEEALLLVEGEAEVMIIGGAQIFEQSMAIADRLYITFINHSFKGDTYFPSYDDWKQISCLDPIESDEGYTFQYCIYEK, encoded by the coding sequence ATGATTTCATTAATCGTTGCACATGATGAAAACCGGGTTATTGGCTATCAAAACGATTTGCCGTGGTATTTACCGGGAGACTTGAAATACTTTAAAGAAATGACAATGGGAAAACCGATGATTATGGGCCGTAAAACATATGATTCAATTGGCCGACCGTTACCGGGACGTAGAAATATTGTCATTACAAGAAATAAAGACTTTGCAGCAGAAGGTATTGAAATAGTAGGTAGTCTGGAAGAAGCTTTGTTGCTTGTTGAAGGTGAAGCGGAAGTGATGATCATTGGTGGTGCTCAAATTTTTGAGCAGTCCATGGCCATTGCCGATCGGTTATATATTACATTCATCAACCATAGTTTTAAAGGGGACACTTATTTTCCGTCATACGATGACTGGAAACAAATCTCATGCCTCGACCCAATCGAGTCTGATGAAGGATATACATTCCAGTATTGTATTTATGAAAAATAA
- a CDS encoding DUF378 domain-containing protein produces MGTLYRIALVLVIIGAINWGLIGFFKFDLVASLFGGQTAGLSRIIYALVGLAGLACIPLLMKNLDEEDTATVTHTRTSNRPNYNMEAGKEADFSEYSKQKNKDNNNEK; encoded by the coding sequence ATGGGAACATTATATAGAATTGCCCTTGTACTTGTAATTATTGGGGCAATTAACTGGGGACTTATTGGCTTTTTCAAATTTGATTTAGTCGCATCGTTATTTGGCGGTCAAACTGCCGGTTTATCACGAATTATTTACGCACTCGTTGGTCTAGCAGGTCTCGCTTGTATTCCATTGCTAATGAAAAACCTTGATGAAGAGGACACTGCAACCGTTACGCATACAAGAACTTCCAACAGACCGAACTATAACATGGAAGCAGGAAAAGAAGCAGATTTCTCGGAATATTCTAAGCAAAAAAATAAAGACAACAATAACGAGAAATAA